Proteins encoded within one genomic window of Candidatus Eremiobacteraceae bacterium:
- a CDS encoding multicopper oxidase domain-containing protein codes for ISGTEFHTMHTHGHHFQVVAVDGQPVAPASRQMMDTITLGPGETRDIEFVADAQPGTWMFHCHVADHMMNGDRGPGGLISAIQYEGAPDRFASMAAQDSMAMAPANGSGSSGPKMTQTETLILGAIAGFTIFLGLPFATMRRVPRSWIAFLNAIAIGVLFFLLFDILRQAGEPIADALGKWQQGLGGAPFFWLTGVFVVGLSVGLLGLVYVSRIVLAKQRAAVAEGMLSPMALATTIALGIGLHNFSEGLAIGQSAATGAIELAVLLIIGFGLHNMTEGFGIAAPLVGSEVNVGAREILMLGLIGGGPTFLGTLVGYHFVSPTLSVLFLTLAAGAIIYVIGEMTKAGGRIGHKELATAGILLGFLLGFGTDLILTAAGA; via the coding sequence CGCTCGGTCCCGGCGAGACGCGCGATATCGAGTTCGTCGCCGATGCGCAACCCGGCACCTGGATGTTCCATTGCCACGTCGCCGACCACATGATGAACGGCGATCGCGGGCCCGGCGGCTTGATATCCGCCATCCAGTACGAAGGCGCGCCCGATCGCTTCGCTTCGATGGCCGCGCAAGACTCGATGGCCATGGCACCTGCCAATGGCTCCGGCTCGAGCGGCCCGAAGATGACGCAGACCGAAACGCTCATCCTCGGCGCGATCGCCGGTTTCACGATCTTCTTAGGCCTGCCGTTCGCGACCATGCGCCGCGTGCCGCGCAGTTGGATCGCATTCCTCAACGCGATCGCCATCGGCGTGCTGTTCTTCTTGTTGTTCGACATCTTGCGCCAGGCCGGCGAGCCGATCGCAGACGCGCTTGGAAAATGGCAGCAAGGCCTAGGCGGCGCACCATTTTTCTGGCTCACGGGCGTCTTCGTCGTAGGCCTGAGCGTAGGTCTGCTCGGACTCGTCTACGTTTCGCGCATCGTGCTAGCAAAGCAGCGCGCAGCCGTCGCAGAGGGCATGCTCAGCCCAATGGCGCTGGCCACCACGATCGCGCTCGGCATCGGCCTGCACAACTTCAGCGAAGGATTGGCGATCGGACAATCGGCCGCGACCGGGGCGATCGAACTAGCGGTGCTGCTCATCATCGGCTTCGGTCTGCACAACATGACTGAGGGTTTCGGGATCGCAGCACCGCTGGTCGGTTCCGAGGTCAATGTCGGCGCACGTGAGATACTCATGCTCGGTCTGATCGGTGGTGGGCCGACGTTTCTCGGCACGCTGGTCGGCTATCACTTCGTGTCGCCGACGCTCTCGGTGCTGTTCCTCACGCTCGCGGCCGGCGCGATCATCTACGTGATCGGCGAGATGACCAAAGCGGGCGGACGCATCGGCCACAAGGAGCTTGCAACGGCTGGGATTCTGCTGGGGTTCTTGCTCGGTTTTGGCACGGATCTCATACTCACAGCAGCCGGCGCCTGA